The genomic DNA AATATGCtagaattatataatcataatcatccaATTCCTTTCGGagcattttctattattattcatttaatctaatgcatatatatatatatatatatatatatatatatatatatataatatatatatattttacatcatCCTAGGAAAACTGTGAGTTATATGTAAGTAACAATTGTTCTGTAATGTCATCTTCAGTAACAACACCACATTACAAGGTGTCTTTAGGATTCACAAAAATCTACAAATGTTGAAGACTGAAAACGATCACTCAATACAATTTAAGCGCATACAGAAAACTAAGTCAATCACTACAAGAAACTGCTGTTAACACTCGTACATGAAATAACTACAGTTCAAGCAAGGCCGGAGACCactaataacaagtaaaaaacaactgagttttctttacagagtataatgctgtatgaaatacttgatgtgctgcagtatgaaactctcagccacgatcGGGAAGCGTTCAGTTACTCCCAAGAAGTGGTCAAGTGAAGATGAGCGGCGACTGGCACCTTTAGTGGTGCCAGGCGCACGATCTATGGTTAACCTTAAACCTTACACAAAAttaatactactgaggctagagggctgcgatttggtaggcttgatgattggtgggtggatgatcatcgtaccaatttgcagctcacTAGCCCCAGCAGatattaagatctgaggtcggacagaaaaagtacggactgACTGATAGACAAAGCCATCGCGATagttacttttacagaaaactaaaaattaacatttgtaaCGAGATCAGTTTAAAGAACCACACacagagaaaggaagaggaaacgAAACTTGCCATAAAACTGACTAATATTTTCAACACAGGTTTATGCATAAACTACATAAAAATGCATAACAGTACGAGCGAATAAACTTAATGGGAATAAATGTTTTTTAGTCACAACACACTATATAACACTTTGAGGCATTTAAACTAAATTTCGCTTTTAGTAAAGGTTACTTTTCCATTCTAAGAGTGCAAGTGAGTAAATAACATAGATGTTCTACAACTACAAttcaagctgagagagagagagagagagagagagagagagagagagagagagagagagagagagagagagagagagactaaataaaCTCTAGAAGCTCATCCCCAATACTGGCACTGAAACATGGGTATATtaagttcattattattttataaatagtattatatatctaacATCCCAGACGTAGCAGTCACGCGCTAGCGTTACCTTGTTAAGACATTCCACTAGCAAGGTCACGGAGGAGGAGCTAAGAACGTTTTGGGTAATTTCATACTAGACTACgggtatatatatacgatcttgGAGTTAAGCCATCACAGTTAATCTGATTTCCTTCTAAGAATAACTACCTCCTCCCAGCAGAGTTATCATGAAGGTCCTGGCAGTCTTTGGTAAGTTTGAAATAACTGCGGGAAGTCATTGGAAGATTTCCCATTCCAGTTCTTGTTCACTGTATCTACCATTATTGATGattttccataatatttcatATCAGAATCACtattttttctatggaaaaataATCTGATTTTGATGAAATTAGAGCTACTCATGTTTATGAAATATTCACAGCAAATGTATATGTTAAGTAGaatcaagcaataaaaataatataggcTCCCTTTTACTTTGAAGCAtgctatgaaatattaaaaatttttatgttttagcTCTTCTGGGCTTAGCAGCAGCTGATCAGCGTCCTCCAAGCAACGGCTATGGCCCTCCACCAAGCAGTGCCTATGGGCCCCCAAGAAATGGATATGGTGTAGATCCTGCGATTGAAGCCCTGGCTGAGAACATCCCTGGAGGTGGTGTCCCTGGAGAGGACTATCCTATCTTAGCTTCTGTCCCTGATACAGGATTTGACTGCAATGCCCAGAATGTCCCTGGATATTACGCTGACACTGACCCCGAAGCTGGCTGCCAGGTCTTCCACATCTGCCAGGACAGGCCCAGTGGACGCCGTCAGCAGGACTCCTTCCTCTGCCCCAACGGCACCATCTTCAACCAACAGTACCTCGTCTGTGACTGGTGGTTCAACTTCGACTGCGCTGACGCTGAAGACTTCTACTCAGTCAACGAACTCATTGGAGTTCAGCCTTATGGTTATGGCAATGGGAATGGTAACGGCAATGGCAACAATGGCTATGGCTCTAATGGCAACGGAAACGGTAATGGAAACAACGGGTACGGTTCCAACGGCAACGGAAATGGCAAGAAGAACGGAAATGGAAACGGCAAAAGAAATGGAAAGAGGAACGGCAATGGAAATGGCAACGGTTATGGCTCTAATGGAAATGGGGCCGCTTCTGCCCCAAGCAACGGATACGGCGCTCCTTCTGCTCCCTCTGAATCCTATGGAGCTCCATTTTAAGACAAAACTCATCTTCAGAAATAGTACTCTATCCCTTATCTACAAAAAGCATTTGTTTTAGAGGATATACTTTATTTTCTTGTTGAAAAATGCTGTATAGGATATATCTTGTcagatatataacaaatatttttgtacaataaaCTTTGAAGAGATAACTTGTATATAATTTCACAGAAAAACCTTTTTCACAAAAatctattcatttcataaaaaataagatatcATACACAtgactatatatctgtatatacatgtataaagttaagtatattgtAGTTTAACCAGAACGCTGAGCAgattaacagatctcctagggattagatatttttacgtggctaggaaccaattggttacctagcaacgggacctacagctaattgtgggatcctaaccacTTTGTATtcagaaatggatttctaatcaccagaaataaattcctctgattccacgttggcagagctgggaatcgaactcggactaccttatatacatctaaaaaaagaCACGAATGAATATTGCCTAGGAGGAATACCGATGGATCTTTCCTCTCGGTAATGACTGTTTCAGACTACATGGAACCGAAAATTTAGTAACATTATCGCCTACTCGGGGTGTAAGCCtatttgttcttgttgggggttaggaaaaccttaaaatagcttaaaaaaaaaaaaaaaaaatgcatcgcgttgagttaaagatacaggtattttagataggacatttatgatttactttttatagaaagaaaatgtaaaaaataaataatgtgcaagttaaacagtacagaaaaattatttctaatgaaatatagcgtatttacttttaattttcgttggcgaaacaacgctctatttgactgaagattttagcacgctccccgAGTAAACTGGAGGCTGGATCACACCTTGTTGTCGAATTATGTCTGAATACACTTACGGActtaatatttctctttttaaaaAGTGAAGGAACACTGTGTAATTTCTAACTGTCGTTATTATCATAAAAGCCAGGGATTCTCATGAGTGGCCCTGTGGAAAAGTACGGCGCTTTGGAGTATACGATCAGGATAGTCATCAGTTATTTATTAAATAACAAGGAACACAAAGTCATCACCTTAGAGCATTCTAGTAAAATCATATAATTTGTGTATGCaccacaaaataataaaagagcgcgtacccacacaaacacacatatatcataattttttttctcaaacagACCAATTagggaaacaaaagaaatatgaGTGAGACACTATACTTAGGCCATTTTGCAAAGGCTGATGTGTCATGGACGAAATATGGTTTGTTTAATTTATGGGCCGTGTTTTTCGATAATATTTAACCGCTATAGTATTATTATACACGTGCGTATGTGTGAAGGTTTGtgtctgaaaaaaaattttgatttcgtgtctactTTCGTTTAAGTCTCTCTAAACCTAATTCTACGAAATTTAAGTTTCAAAGGTATCTAACTAAATACCAgatccaaatttttaaaaatacatataaaacccGATCCCTAGATAGTTTTCAAAAGCATGACGTTGCTTTTTAGAAAATCAGATAATACATACTATAATGAGGCTCAAGACTTTAAatggaaattctgaaaaattgATGGAGGACTCTTAAGTAATATCCTTGCCCAGTTTTATAAGTTAGAACGGCCGgaggaaataaaagacaaaaagtaAATTCtggtttttattcaaaataatttaacCCTCCCTCCCTATATCCATGGTATTCTCAAAGAGCAAAGAAAGAATCCATTTACACTCTATAAGCCAAGATCTTTTAAGAGCAAAATCATTAAAATGACTTTCAGAATTGCCATCCCATTTCCTAAGGACTTTTCCATCCACCTGTGAGAATCACGAGGAGTTAACCGAAAATTAAACGCTTATTCATCTTTTCGTGATGTATCGGTTCTTCAAGTACAAAGCTGAAAGCAAACAATTATTTTcctgaaaaaatactaaaaaaatttctATCTTCTCACCGTAGCTATGGACTTTTGGCCTTTTCAATGACTGCctttaagatgaaaaataaaatttgcgAGTTGACGGTTCCTTTTTCCTCTACAAACGTTCGACATGGAACACTGACAGAAATTCtaatctactaaaaaaaaaaccatgaaagcATGATCCTCCTTAGATATGTTATTATAATACTCTTTGGTAACTAACTACCTAGGCAGCATCAAGGAATGTGAAGATAtcatcaaattaaaataaaaaacgtggataaataaattaatttctgtAAATATTCAAACGATCGGATAACAGTCAAAGAGACGTTTATCTTCAAATAATGATAACATTTTATCATCAGCTTCAAGTATCATAACGTCTCAATAAAGATTACGGTTGCTGGTGATCGTTTCCTCAGACGAATTATTTTTATATGGCCACCTCGAACAAGGATTTGAAATTCATCATTAATACCTCTCATAATCCGTATTATGTCAGCGAAAAAGCTTTCGATAAAACAGCGACAATTTACAACAAACGTCTCACCGACTAAAACGAAAACGATTCGATCAGCAAAAGTATCGAGAAGATTACTGGTTACTTGAGGTTCGATAAACTGTTCGTTTTTCGTAACCCAAAAGTCATCTGGAACGAGGCTAAATACCCATTACCGAACAAGGGAAGCTTCCAGAAAATCGAAGAGCCTATATGCGAAAAAAAGagatcagagagaaaaatataacaaatgtgATTATAAGTTAAAAACCAAATAAACATTTCCATGTGTATACGCTCtaaatatctattttcttttttagagcatatttataagaaaattttttaatgttaactTATAATCACTGATTTGTTATATTCTTCTCTCTGTTCCCTTTTATCGCATTTTTCTAAGCAAATATATATTTCCACATAAATACAGAAATGTCATACTATTTTTCATTCCTTACAGCGAACGAAAAATCGTCAGAAAAAGATATTGGAAAAATTTGATAAATGACAAGATTGTAAATATCTAAACACTTTACCAAGAAATTAACAAAAAGGTTTAATATGATTTTCCTTTGAATTAAAAATACGATAGCCTTAtctctaataaaatgtagcgtatttattttaatttttgcaagagagagagagagaataaactataaaaactcacccCAAAAAAGAACGCCGACACGTAATTTAGGGGAACACAGGAACAGAAACATGAATTTATTAAGTTCATGCTCTCGTTCTGTATTACTGTATTCAACAACCCAGACGTAGCAGCAGTCACGCGCTAGTCGTGATCTTATCAAGAAATTCCACTAGCAAGGTCAGGGAGGAGGAGCTCAGAAAGTTTTGGGTAATTTCATACTAgacttggtgtatatatatatatacgatctcgGAGTCAAGCCATCACAGTTAATCCGATTCCCTTCTTAGTATAACTGCCTCCTGCCACTAGAGCTATCATGAAGGTCCTGGCAGTCGTTGGTAAGTCTGAAATAACTGTGGGAAGTCAGTGAAAGATTTCCCATTCCAGTTCTTGTGCACTGTATCTACCATTATTGAtgattttccataatattttatgtcaaaatcactattttttctaaagaaaaataatctcattTTGATGAAATTAGAGTTACTCATGGTTAAAAAAGATTCACAGCAAATGTATATGTTAAGtacaataaagcaataaaaataatataggttcaattttattttgaatatgctATGCAAGTAAATATTAACAATTTTTATGTTTTAGCTCTTCTCGGCTTAGCAGCCGCTGATAAGCGTCCTTCAAGCAACGGCTATGGCCCTCCACCAAGCAGTGCCTATGGTCCCCCAAGGAATGGATATGGTGTAGATCCTGCAATTGAAGCCCTGGCTGAGAACATCCCTGGAGGTGGTGTTCCTGGAGAGGACTACCCTATCTTGGCCTCCGTCCCTGATACCGGATTCGACTGCAATGCCCAGAATGTCCCTGGATACTACGCCGACACTGACCCTGAGGCTGGCTGCCAGGTCTTCTACATCTGCCAGGACAGGCCCAATGGACGCCGTCAGCAGGACTCCTTCCTCTGCCCCAACGGCACCATCTTCAACCAACAGTACCTCGTCTGTGACTGGTGGTTCAACTTCGACTGCGCTGACGCTGAAGACTTCTACTCAGTCAATGAACTTATTGGAGTCGAGCCTTATGGTTATGGCAATGGAAATGGCAACCGCAATGGCAATGGTAACAATGGCTATggcaatggaaatggaaatggcaaCCGCAATGGCAATGGTAACAATGGCAATggcaatggaaatggaaatggcaaCCGCAATGGCAATGGCAATGGCAGCAATGGTTATGGTTCTAACGGAAATGGAAAAAGCAACGGCAACGGCAACGGCAATCTCAGCAATGGCTATGGCTCTAATGGCAATGGAAACGGTAACGGCAATGGAAGCAATGGCTATGGCTCTAATGGCACTGGAAATGGTAACGGTAATGTCAGCAACGGCTATGGCTCTAATGGCAATGGTAACAGTAATGGCAACAATGGATATAGTTCAAATGGAAACGGTAATGGTAATGGAAACAATGGTTATGGATCCAACGGAAACGGAAATGGCAAGAAGAATGGAAGGAAGAACGGAAATGgcaaaagaaatggaaagaagAACGGAAATGGAAACGGAAATGGAAATGGCAATGATTACGGCTCAAATGGAAATGGAGCAGCTCCATCTGAATCCTATGCAGCTCCTTTCTAAGGAGAAAACCACGACATTCACCTCGTTATGTGTAATCATCTTCAAGTCGAAGATATTTCATGTACACTGACATCATATTACTGTTCCATTTATGTAAAATTTCTCATTGATATCGAACTCAAGTATATTTTCTACagattgtatatttttgtacaataaatTGCGATGAAATTACAACTTTTTCTAAACATTCTGTACAAAAAGGATGATAAGTTACATTAGTACAAACAGACAATATCAGGAATACTGAAGTGATAACTATATATTTCTACTATATAACAAGTGAAAATTATAAACAATCTTCGACACAACGAAAAAGAACACAAGAGATCATTCAGCAATGAACAACACTAAATCGTTCAGATTTGTCTATAAAACAAATCTATACATTTAGCAATAGATATTGAATTTATACCTACAGTGTGATcaaaattttcgcttactcggggagtaagcctacaaactactttcttgttgttgttcttgttgttgttgtgggtaagaaagcctaaaaaggtctgaaaaaggttgtTTTGCATTctgctaaagatacaggaatttttggataggataattatgatttatttattagaatgtaaacgtaaaaaataaatcattttactgtactgtttaaggaaagtaaaattattactattaatatatagcatatttattttaattttcgttagtgaaacaacgctctatttgcccatagattttagcacgcgcctcgagtaagccagaggtcggatcacgcctttttacTACTGAAGTATTAACTATAGGTGGAAAGAGCGAGTGAATTCAAGTTTTAAGGCAAATATTTCACTGTAAAACAGATTCGTTAATATTTCCCAGCTCGGTGtttcaaatattcatttattaaaacagCTTTTGGTCTTACTTTCACTTTGATATCTACATTTTATTTGGAATTAATATACCATATTTATTGTAAGTGCTCCTGATGGGATGGAATAAAACTTCAATATTTCCATGCACTGATAGCATTTTTATACAGAAATGTGAATTAGATCAACGTCGTTCTGTGAATCACGACTACAACAATTtaaccgcaaaaaaaaaagtaaaaggacaATCATTTGTGAAATGACTACCAAGCTCATTACTTGTTTTTCAAACTACT from Macrobrachium nipponense isolate FS-2020 chromosome 22, ASM1510439v2, whole genome shotgun sequence includes the following:
- the LOC135198725 gene encoding pro-resilin-like, which gives rise to MKVLAVFALLGLAAADQRPPSNGYGPPPSSAYGPPRNGYGVDPAIEALAENIPGGGVPGEDYPILASVPDTGFDCNAQNVPGYYADTDPEAGCQVFHICQDRPSGRRQQDSFLCPNGTIFNQQYLVCDWWFNFDCADAEDFYSVNELIGVQPYGYGNGNGNGNGNNGYGSNGNGNGNGNNGYGSNGNGNGKKNGNGNGKRNGKRNGNGNGNGYGSNGNGAASAPSNGYGAPSAPSESYGAPF
- the LOC135198716 gene encoding uncharacterized protein LOC135198716 — its product is MKVLAVVALLGLAAADKRPSSNGYGPPPSSAYGPPRNGYGVDPAIEALAENIPGGGVPGEDYPILASVPDTGFDCNAQNVPGYYADTDPEAGCQVFYICQDRPNGRRQQDSFLCPNGTIFNQQYLVCDWWFNFDCADAEDFYSVNELIGVEPYGYGNGNGNRNGNGNNGYGNGNGNGNRNGNGNNGNGNGNGNGNRNGNGNGSNGYGSNGNGKSNGNGNGNLSNGYGSNGNGNGNGNGSNGYGSNGTGNGNGNVSNGYGSNGNGNSNGNNGYSSNGNGNGNGNNGYGSNGNGNGKKNGRKNGNGKRNGKKNGNGNGNGNGNDYGSNGNGAAPSESYAAPF